A region from the Mustela erminea isolate mMusErm1 chromosome 2, mMusErm1.Pri, whole genome shotgun sequence genome encodes:
- the FBXW7 gene encoding F-box/WD repeat-containing protein 7 isoform X5 yields MNQELLSVGSKRRRTGGSLRGNPSSSQADEEQMNRVVEEEQQQQQLRQQEEEHTARNGEVVGAEPRPGDQNDSQQGQLEENNNRFISVDEDSSGNQEEQEEDEEHAGEQDEEEEEEEEMDQESDDFDQSDDSSREDEHTHSNSVTNSTSIVDLPIHQLSSPFYTKTTK; encoded by the exons ATGAATCAGGAACTGCTCTCTGTGGGCAGCAAAAGACGACGAACTGGAGGTTCTCTGAGAGGTAACCCTTCCTCAAGCCAGGCAGATGAGGAACAGATGAATCGTGTGGTTGAGGaggaacagcagcagcaacagctaAGACAACAAGAGGAGGAGCACACTGCAAGGAATGGTGAAGTTGTTGGAGCAGAACCTAGACCTGGAGACCAAAATGATTCCCAGCAAGGACAATTGGAAGAAAACAATAATCGGTTCATTTCGGTAGATGAGGACTCCTCAGGGAACCAAGAAGAgcaagaagaagatgaagaacatGCTGGTGAacaagatgaggaggaggaagaagaagaggaaatggaccAGGAGAGTGATGATTTTGATCAATCTGATGACAGTAGCAGAGAAGATGAACATACACATAGTAACAGTGTCACAAACTCCACTAGTATTGTGGACCTGCCTATTCACCAACTCTCCTCCCCGTTCTATACAAAGACAACAAAA tAG
- the FBXW7 gene encoding F-box/WD repeat-containing protein 7 isoform X4 has product MNQELLSVGSKRRRTGGSLRGNPSSSQADEEQMNRVVEEEQQQQQLRQQEEEHTARNGEVVGAEPRPGDQNDSQQGQLEENNNRFISVDEDSSGNQEEQEEDEEHAGEQDEEEEEEEEMDQESDDFDQSDDSSREDEHTHSNSVTNSTSIVDLPIHQLSSPFYTKTTKKFDVFVSSADLD; this is encoded by the exons ATGAATCAGGAACTGCTCTCTGTGGGCAGCAAAAGACGACGAACTGGAGGTTCTCTGAGAGGTAACCCTTCCTCAAGCCAGGCAGATGAGGAACAGATGAATCGTGTGGTTGAGGaggaacagcagcagcaacagctaAGACAACAAGAGGAGGAGCACACTGCAAGGAATGGTGAAGTTGTTGGAGCAGAACCTAGACCTGGAGACCAAAATGATTCCCAGCAAGGACAATTGGAAGAAAACAATAATCGGTTCATTTCGGTAGATGAGGACTCCTCAGGGAACCAAGAAGAgcaagaagaagatgaagaacatGCTGGTGAacaagatgaggaggaggaagaagaagaggaaatggaccAGGAGAGTGATGATTTTGATCAATCTGATGACAGTAGCAGAGAAGATGAACATACACATAGTAACAGTGTCACAAACTCCACTAGTATTGTGGACCTGCCTATTCACCAACTCTCCTCCCCGTTCTATACAAAGACAACAAAA AAATTTGATGTATTTGTCTCCAGTGCTGACTTGGATTGA